CATGCCACCCATGCTTGGCcactgtcacctcctcagaggagCCGTTCCTGAGCACCCTGCCTGAAGCACGCCCACCCCACAGTCTCTTTCTGTCACTTTTCTTTAAGGCACACATCAGTACTCGACATCATCTAACTGCTTGCCTGCTGCGTGTCTCTGCTCCAGAACgtaaactccatgagagcaggacTTGCCTTTGTTCAGGCCTGTGTTCCCAGCACATGGGGACCACTCGATAAATCTTTGTTAGGTAAGTACCATCCCTTATGTaaggagccaggagctggggggagaaTTCGGGGAGAAAGAGAGTCAAGTGACCTGTCCCTTCAGCTGCTCCACGTGTCCTCTGTGCTCCAGCTCCTGGGCCTTCAGCTGCACCATGAGGGCAAACACCTTCTCCCGCCAGCGCTTCAGCAGGGACTGGCACTTCCGGCTGAACTCGGGCTCCAGGGAATCTGAAGGCTGAACCTGCGGGGTGGAGGACAGGTGGAAGTGTGGGctcctgggggagcagaggaagcaggtgttttttggctttttctctctgtcctgccCAAGCAATAAGAGCCACAGCAAGAAGCGCTGTTCCCCGACAAGACGATGCCAGCAGGATCTGGCAGCAGGCCAACCGCTCGTACCCACAGGGAGCCGCTGGGGCAGGGGCCTACCTGCCGGGTCAGCTCCTCCTCCTGGATGGCGAGGATGTGCACGAGGCTCTGCACGCGCACCTGCAGCAGCTCCGCTGTGGTGTGCAGGCCGTCCCGGTCCTCGCGCAGGTGCTGCAGGTGGGAGACGAAGGGACAGCAGTGGCCTCCTGGCACCAGGTCCGCCAGCAGCATCCGGCCGCTGCCCCTCATCAGCACTGCCTTCTCTCCTGGCCACCCTTCTCCCAGGATCTGATCCCTGAgcagccccaccccacctccagccccacccagatGCACCCTATACTCTCTCACCTGCACGGTTTCTAGAAGCTCTTGTCGCTCCGATTCCCAGGTCTGGCTGTGGACTTCAGGAGGGACTTGCTCCCCCACATATCTCCTTAAATTCTCCACCAAGGTCACCTGTGCCTCTAAGTCTTCTTGGGTCTTGCTAGGGTTGGGGTGGGAACAGGGCAGCCATCAGTGAGGCACCGGGGAGACCTGCCGCACCCACCACCTGCCAGATGCCCCTTTGGCTGCCCACCCCCACTTTACCTCAGCTGCTTCTGCAGCACCGCAGCCTCCCTCTGGGCCACAACCAGCTCCTTGgcttcccctgccctcctggtTTCCAGACTGTTCAGAGATTTCTCCAAGCCCTCAGCTTTGCTGGTCAAACTGGAAAGAGCTTCCTGGTGAGCCTGTGTCAAGGAGGAGAGctgtggagagaagagagggcaCAGCAGGGGCCAGCTCACTCCCACATCTGGACTTTCCAAATCTGCTCCTGCTCAGGCCCTGGCCCTGCACTCCCGTCTTCCGTAACCTTAGACAGCAACCCGCAAAAGGCCCAACTGCACACATGGCAAAATGGAGACAGTCCTTGGTGCCTCTCTGTCCTCCATCCACCTGCCAGTCCATCAGCAGTTCCTGCCCGGTCTCCCCACTAAACAGATCTTCATTTCTGTCTCCACTGCCACCAACCTTAGCAACCCACCCTCATCTCTGGCCTGCACAACAGCAACAAATTCCTGACCAGTCTTTAAAAGCCTTCAAGGCAGGggacgcatgggtggctcagtcagttaaggatctgactttggctcaggtcatgatcttggggcccgAGACAGGCcccgggctcagcagggagtctgcttgtccatctccctctgcccctcccccctgctctctctctctttcaaataaatagatgaaaaaagtttaaataaataaataaagccttccGTGGCTTATCATGGCACTGACAACAaagcccagcctctgccctcagcctCCAAAGCCAGACATGCCTTGGCCTCTAACACTTTGAGTTCAGCTCCTACCACTTGGCTTCTCCCAACTCCTCAGGCCTTGGGtgatgtcacctcctcagaaggCCTCACTGGGCCCCCTACCACCTGCCCCATCCTATCACCTGTCCCAAGTCCTTTCAGCTCTTATCGTCATCTGGAATGATCTCCACAGCTTAGTGTCTGCCACACTCTGTTCCAAAGGAAGCTCTAGGAAGGTAGGAACCTTGTCCGTTTCTCACTGCGCCTCCAGCAGTGGTGAGTCTGCGGTGAGTACGTGGGAGACACTGCAGGAGCGGGGGGACagctggcagaggaaggagagaggctgcCCTCTAGCCCGATCTTCACACCATCAAGTGATCAATTtagaaagaaatcacaaaactggtctgtctgtctgcctgtttAGCTATCTGTAAagctacctacctacctatctaaagtaagctctacacccaacgtgggacaaAAACTCACcgatgagccagccaggcactccacaAAACTGGTCTTCTTAGACATAAAATACAAATCCGATCACATCACTTCCCATTTAATACTTTTCAACAGCTGCTCATTGCTCTCAAGGTGAAGTAAAAAGTTCTGAACAGGCCCCGAGGTCTCCCCGTGCACACATCATCCGGGGCCCCTCTCATCTCCTACACTCAAGCCCCTCTGGCCTCCTCACGCCCCACAGGCTGCCAAGTGTGGCCAGCTCCCATCACCTCCCCACACGCCAGCTCACCAGCCAAGTCCTAGTCAGCTCAAAAGACAATTTCTGATCATGAAGCATCTTTCATAATCTCAAggccatttatatttttctttgaactaTCTCCTGTGCCCATTTTCTGGCTAGATTGCTATCCTTCCCTTATCAACTTCTAGGCATACAGTATATGTTAGGGACATCAGCCTTTTTCTGTGATATGAACTGTAAATATTCTTATCAtctgttctttaattttgtcatttctaaaCTGAATATTATAAAGCCAATGTATCAATCTTTCCTTTAATGACTCCAGATTTTGATTCACAGGTAGAAAAGCCTTCACCAATCTGAGGTTATAAAGGAATTCACCCAGGGGCACCCAGCTACcttggtcagtagagcatgcaactcttgatctcggggtcatgagttcaagccccacgttgcgtgtagagactacttaaaaaaaataaaatcttaaaaaaaaaaaaaaaggaattcacccatgttttcttctggtaCCTTTAtggttcatttcctttttttttttttttaattttttattttcttaaagattttatttatttaacagagagagagagagagagacagtgagagagagaacacaagcaaggggagtgggagagggagaagcagacttcccactgagcaggaagcccatcacagggctcgatcccaggaccctggggtcaggacctgagcaggcagacacttaacaactgaaccacccaggcgcccctatggtttCATTTCCTAACATGTCAACTGACTAGGGTGGTGTTCCCTAACCCCCCTGTCCACATTAGGGCTCCCTGTCCTTCTGCATGGCATTTCTCCCAATTGCAATTAATTAATTAGGATTAAGTTAGGTGTTGAATGTGCATGTCCCCCACCAGGCTGTCAGCTCCACCCACAAGGACTCAGGCTGATTTGCCCACCCCAGGGTCCTGGTGCCTATCTCTGAGATGGCAAAGAGTAAGCACTGATAAATGCTTACTGAATGAGTCATCCCCCTTCCCCagtccaccctcccccaccctcctcagcACCCCCACAATGCTCCCACATGAAGTGAGTACCCAGAGTGAAGTAGGAAGACAAAATACTTCCTAcggaaggggaaggagggcttCAAGTGATGGGAGGTCATCTGAGTCCTGGGAGAAAAGTACAACCTGAACAAAGACCAAAACACCCAAATCCATCTTTCCAGGTCCTCTGATTTCTTGTCTTCACCAAACATCTCATCACTCCACTGCTCATGGGGCCTTTTTTGTGGAACCTGCTCTTTGCTGGGAAGCTTCTGCCCAGTTCATCCACTGAAACTAAACCCTTCTCACCCCCACATTCACCTGCTCCTGGTGCAGCCTCTTAACCTCCTCCAGTTCCCGCTGGCTCCCCTCTTCCAGGTTCTTTCGGACAACCTCAGCCCCAGCCAAGGCAGCACGCAGGCCCTCAGCCTCAGCTCGGCCAGCCTTCTCTGCCCGTGCCAGAGCCTCCAGCTCCATGGCCTGGGCCTCCAGCCTCATCTTCTGCTGCAGCGAGGTCTCCCGCAGGGCTCTAACCTCCTCCTCAAGCCGCCGCAGCTCTTGCAGCTGCCGAGAGATCAGCTCAGCCTGCTGGCTCAGGGCATGTGACCCCTCTAGCTCCACAGACCTTCAAAGACAGGTTAGCACAGGTGAGATCTGTCTctggtgctgggagggtggtggagggcacaaagggacacaggagaaggagaggaggatcCCTCTGCTATTGTGTGTGGAGATGGTGGGGATGAAGTTGGGCCATGGGGATCTCTGCATTTGCATCACTGTTGTCATTTATCATGGCCCTACTAAGCGTATTAGGTTCACTATCTGGGCTCACAGGACTTAAAGGCTAGCTGAGATCATGGAACATGATCTCTGCTGAGCTACAGACAGGCAGATGCATTAAACATCAAATGTGCACATCATTAGGCCACATATTCTGAAATGGCGGGGCTGGAAGACACCCAGAGACTTCTGAATTCTGATTTAAGGGGAAGGAAAAGTTGGAGGaagtttcagagaaagagaggtcATGGCTTCCAGTATCAATACAGTGAGACCAGGCGCTAGTTAAAAGCTTTTATTGAGTGTTAGATATCCTGTATGAGGAGTGCACAGCACATCAATAAATAGTCTACTGGTGTCTTGTAAAGTCTAAATCAGCTTATGATAACATGGCTATGGACATAACTCCCTGAGGCCCAGAAccacagaatttttcttttacaatggTGGGGATCTATCTACAGCCTAGAAATATTAGTTGACTGGCCAAAGGACCTTAGTTGGTAGCCAAAATAGCATCAGAGTCTCTGTCTCCTGACACCCACTCCAGGGCTCCCCTTTTTATTATCATGCTCCTTCCTATTGGACAGGTCCAGGGTGGACCCATGTGCAATCCCACTCCAGAGCAAAATGGCAGAATGACATTCAGTACATTTGGGAAAAGACACGCAATGAAACATCAAGAATAAGAATCAGAACTTTTACAGACAAAACATCAACAAATAGTACGGCCAGCTCTAACGGCAAGCACTCCATCGGAATGCATCCACACTACCACAGTACGGTCTATACCCCTAGTCTGCACTTCTTTATCTTGCCTTATATTATGCTTATTACTGTCAGCTCTTGGTCAATCTACCTCTTCCCTCAggatttttaattcattgatagcaggatctcattcatttttgttacCCCATTCCTAGCACCTAGCATACTGCCTTATTACTTATACATTAGAAGTTTCAGTAATTGCTTATGCAAAAATGCACAAATTAGGGAACTAAAGCCTGAAACAGGGTAAGGAATCGATTTCAGTGAAGAAGGGTCACTGGCAAACAAGCCCGAGAAGAGCAACAATGAATCCCTACCTGCCTCTCCGCCCTGGCTCCTGCCCATTGCCAGAAACATTCTGTTCCCACATGATCACTTGAGGTCTCTGGTTGTCTGGCCGCCTCTCTGAGACATCTCGATGGGTTGGGGGTTGGACCAGGGGAATGTGTGAAGCCCAGGTGGGAGCCATTCTTGGTACAGTTGGAAGGGGACGAGCTTGGAAGTGGGATGGGGGAATCAGCCCAGTGGAACCTGAGAAATCACAAGGACAAAGACGGTCAGTTTCCTAAGGAGAGACAATCACCAGTCCCCTTTCCTGGTCCCACTGACCTGAAGGTCGAAACATCTCCACATGATTTGAAGTCTCTAGACTCTCTGTCCAGCCATCTATGTTTCCCTGGACAAGAGGAGAAACAAGGACACACCAGTTCAATTTTCAGGCCACCTCCCAAAGAGAAAGCCCCTACAATAATAGAGTCATAATCCTTTAGTAACTTCCCAAGAGAAGCAGGAAATACCCGAAGATCACTTGTTTGACCCAACCTGGTTCCTGATAGAAGAACTACGGCAATAACCATGAGATGGAAAGAATTAACTGAGAAAGACTGAGAAGGAGCTCTTAGGCTTTACTCATACTTTTAGAATTCTGGGCAGAGCCTTTACCCTCCTCCTTAAGTTTCTACAGTCTCTGCCGCTCCTTGTCGGAGGTGAGAAAGGTGGTGTGCAGTGCAGGGGCTGTGAGCCCAATCTCCAGAGTTCTCTCCATGGCTCAGCAAGGCCTTCCGGAAGCCCATCCAGACACCACCAAGCCATGACTCCTGGGTCCTTCCCTATTAAAGCACTGGCCCAAGGCCTGGCCCCAGATGAATGTGGCCACATGAAGGGCAGGACACCTCCCCAGGTCCCCTGGGAATCCAGGCAGCCTAGACCCGTTGGCAGAAAAGCCAGCTTCCTGACATCTCATCCAAACCCTTCCAGCAActttcctcagtttccctctaATATTCCCTCAGCTGCCATTCCTGTcgcttccccctcctctctccggAGTCCTAGAACACAAGAAAGGTCTATTCAAGGTCTCCCTACTCTCCCACCAGAATTCACTTATTTCCCCCCCCCATCTGGGATTCCTAtcaccctccctccagcctcatcTGCTTTTTTCCTGAAGGAATTATTCTGTTCCTTCACTTCTTCCTCATCTTCCAATTGCCTGCTCGAGCTTCCCTGCACTCTAGCAGGCTCTCACTTCTCTTAccaccccaccctctctcccccagAAACCCAAGTCTTCACCCTGCTGGACCGTGGGCTCTAAGGCTGTTCGAACCACCTCATCTGTTCCTTTACCTGGTCCCTGTACCCCTCTCCCTCTATGGACCCCCGAACCCACCCCCGTACCCCCTCTCGGCCCCTTCCCGCCCCCAACCGACTCTTCCC
The DNA window shown above is from Ailuropoda melanoleuca isolate Jingjing chromosome 6, ASM200744v2, whole genome shotgun sequence and carries:
- the CCHCR1 gene encoding coiled-coil alpha-helical rod protein 1 isoform X1 codes for the protein MWPHSSGARPWASALIGKDPGVMAWWCLDGLPEGLAEPWRELWRLGSQPLHCTPPFSPPTRSGRDCRNLRRRVKALPRILKGNIDGWTESLETSNHVEMFRPSGSTGLIPPSHFQARPLPTVPRMAPTWASHIPLVQPPTHRDVSERRPDNQRPQVIMWEQNVSGNGQEPGRRGRSVELEGSHALSQQAELISRQLQELRRLEEEVRALRETSLQQKMRLEAQAMELEALARAEKAGRAEAEGLRAALAGAEVVRKNLEEGSQRELEEVKRLHQEQLSSLTQAHQEALSSLTSKAEGLEKSLNSLETRRAGEAKELVVAQREAAVLQKQLSKTQEDLEAQVTLVENLRRYVGEQVPPEVHSQTWESERQELLETVQHLREDRDGLHTTAELLQVRVQSLVHILAIQEEELTRQVQPSDSLEPEFSRKCQSLLKRWREKVFALMVQLKAQELEHRGHVEQLKGQVAELQERAVAQSQEQAILQRSLQDKVAEVEVERMGAKALQVELSRAREAQRRRQQHTAAAEEQLKLVANSVSSFQTWLQSTVAEVERAVTQLPSLSSRVSYAVRRVHTIQGLMARKLALAQLRQESCPPPLPATDVSLELEQLREERNRLDAEVQLSAHIIQQEVGRAREQGDAERQRLSEVAQQLEQELQRTQESLANVGLQLEAARQGQRESTQEAASLRQELTQQQEIYGQALQEKVAEVETRLREQLLETERRLNEARREHGKAVVSLRQMQRKATREKERNQELRRLQDEARKEEGLRLTQRLQELERDKNFMLATLQQEGLLSRYKQQRLLAVFPSLLDKGRSVESSPQAPGSSVPVPPAAAPTTRESIKGSLSVLLDDLQGLSEAISKEEAVSQGDNQNWPAAVCR
- the CCHCR1 gene encoding coiled-coil alpha-helical rod protein 1 isoform X2, whose protein sequence is MWPHSSGARPWASALIGKDPGVMAWWCLDGLPEGLAEPWRELWRLGSQPLHCTPPFSPPTRSGRDCRNLRRRGNIDGWTESLETSNHVEMFRPSGSTGLIPPSHFQARPLPTVPRMAPTWASHIPLVQPPTHRDVSERRPDNQRPQVIMWEQNVSGNGQEPGRRGRSVELEGSHALSQQAELISRQLQELRRLEEEVRALRETSLQQKMRLEAQAMELEALARAEKAGRAEAEGLRAALAGAEVVRKNLEEGSQRELEEVKRLHQEQLSSLTQAHQEALSSLTSKAEGLEKSLNSLETRRAGEAKELVVAQREAAVLQKQLSKTQEDLEAQVTLVENLRRYVGEQVPPEVHSQTWESERQELLETVQHLREDRDGLHTTAELLQVRVQSLVHILAIQEEELTRQVQPSDSLEPEFSRKCQSLLKRWREKVFALMVQLKAQELEHRGHVEQLKGQVAELQERAVAQSQEQAILQRSLQDKVAEVEVERMGAKALQVELSRAREAQRRRQQHTAAAEEQLKLVANSVSSFQTWLQSTVAEVERAVTQLPSLSSRVSYAVRRVHTIQGLMARKLALAQLRQESCPPPLPATDVSLELEQLREERNRLDAEVQLSAHIIQQEVGRAREQGDAERQRLSEVAQQLEQELQRTQESLANVGLQLEAARQGQRESTQEAASLRQELTQQQEIYGQALQEKVAEVETRLREQLLETERRLNEARREHGKAVVSLRQMQRKATREKERNQELRRLQDEARKEEGLRLTQRLQELERDKNFMLATLQQEGLLSRYKQQRLLAVFPSLLDKGRSVESSPQAPGSSVPVPPAAAPTTRESIKGSLSVLLDDLQGLSEAISKEEAVSQGDNQNWPAAVCR
- the CCHCR1 gene encoding coiled-coil alpha-helical rod protein 1 isoform X4, coding for MWPHSSGARPWASALIGKDPGVMAWWCLDGLPEGLAEPWRELWRLGSQPLHCTPPFSPPTRSGRDCRNLRRRVKALPRILKGNIDGWTESLETSNHVEMFRPSGSTGLIPPSHFQARPLPTVPRMAPTWASHIPLVQPPTHRDVSERRPDNQRPQVIMWEQNVSGNGQEPGRRGRSVELEGSHALSQQAELISRQLQELRRLEEEVRALRETSLQQKMRLEAQAMELEALARAEKAGRAEAEGLRAALAGAEVVRKNLEEGSQRELEEVKRLHQEQLSSLTQAHQEALSSLTSKAEGLEKSLNSLETRRAGEAKELVVAQREAAVLQKQLSKTQEDLEAQVTLVENLRRYVGEQVPPEVHSQTWESERQELLETVQHLREDRDGLHTTAELLQVRVQSLVHILAIQEEELTRQVQPSDSLEPEFSRKCQSLLKRWREKVFALMVQLKAQELEHRGHVEQLKGQVAELQERAVAQSQEQAILQRSLQDKVAEVEVERMGAKALQVELSRAREAQRRRQQHTAAAEEQLKLVANSVSSFQTWLQSTVAEVERAVTQLPSLSSRVSYAVRRVHTIQGLMARKLALAQLRQESCPPPLPATDVSLELEQLREERNRLDAEVQLSAHIIQQEVGRAREQGDAERQRLSEVAQQLEQELQRTQESLANVGLQLEAARQGQRESTQEAASLRQELTQQQEIYGQALQEKVAEVETRLREQLLETERRLNEARREHGKAESEGHGASATTPTTQRRQPWSINGSLSHGAEGPVFLPRIPVLFSCCLTASGLPHTCALCALAST
- the CCHCR1 gene encoding coiled-coil alpha-helical rod protein 1 isoform X3, which codes for MWPHSSGARPWASALIGKDPGVMAWWCLDGLPEGLAEPWRELWRLGSQPLHCTPPFSPPTRSGRDCRNLRRRVKALPRILKGNIDGWTESLETSNHVEMFRPSGSTGLIPPSHFQARPLPTVPRMAPTWASHIPLVQPPTHRDVSERRPDNQRPQVIMWEQNVSGNGQEPGRRGRSVELEGSHALSQQAELISRQLQELRRLEEEVRALRETSLQQKMRLEAQAMELEALARAEKAGRAEAEGLRAALAGAEVVRKNLEEGSQRELEEVKRLHQEQLSSLTQAHQEALSSLTSKAEGLEKSLNSLETRRAGEAKELVVAQREAAVLQKQLSKTQEDLEAQVTLVENLRRYVGEQVPPEVHSQTWESERQELLETVQHLREDRDGLHTTAELLQVRVQSLVHILAIQEEELTRQVQPSDSLEPEFSRKCQSLLKRWREKVFALMVQLKAQELEHRGHVEQLKGQVAELQERAVAQSQEQAILQRSLQDKVAEVEVERMGAKALQVELSRAREAQRRRQQHTAAAEEQLKLVANSVSSFQTWLQSTVAEVERAVTQLPSLSSRVSYAVRRVHTIQGLMARKLALAQLRQESCPPPLPATDVSLELEQLREERNRLDAEVQLSAHIIQQEVGRAREQGDAERQRLSEVAQQLEQELQRTQESLANVGLQLEAARQGQRESTQEAASLRQELTQQQEIYGQALQEKVAEVETRLREQLLETERRLNEARREHGKAVVSLRQMQRKATREKERNQELRRLQDEARKEEGLRLTQRLQELERDKNFMLQRLLAVFPSLLDKGRSVESSPQAPGSSVPVPPAAAPTTRESIKGSLSVLLDDLQGLSEAISKEEAVSQGDNQNWPAAVCR
- the CCHCR1 gene encoding coiled-coil alpha-helical rod protein 1 isoform X6 is translated as MWPHSSGARPWASALIGKDPGVMAWWCLDGLPEGLAEPWRELWRLGSQPLHCTPPFSPPTRSGRDCRNLRRRVKALPRILKGNIDGWTESLETSNHVEMFRPSGSTGLIPPSHFQARPLPTVPRMAPTWASHIPLVQPPTHRDVSERRPDNQRPQVIMWEQNVSGNGQEPGRRGRSVELEGSHALSQQAELISRQLQELRRLEEEVRALRETSLQQKMRLEAQAMELEALARAEKAGRAEAEGLRAALAGAEVVRKNLEEGSQRELEEVKRLHQEQLSSLTQAHQEALSSLTSKAEGLEKSLNSLETRRAGEAKELVVAQREAAVLQKQLSKTQEDLEAQVTLVENLRRYVGEQVPPEVHSQTWESERQELLETVQHLREDRDGLHTTAELLQVRVQSLVHILAIQEEELTRQVQPSDSLEPEFSRKCQSLLKRWREKVFALMVQLKAQELEHRGHVEQLKGQVAELQERAVAQSQEQAILQRSLQDKVAEVEVERMGAKALQVELSRAREAQRRRQQHTAAAEEQLKLVANSVSSFQTWLQSTVAEVERAVTQLPSLSSRVSYAVRRVHTIQGLMARKLALAQLRQESCPPPLPATDVSLELEQLREERNRLDAEVQLSAHIIQQEVGRAREQGDAERQRLSEVAQQLEQELQRTQESLANVGLQLEAARQGQRESTQEAASLRQELTQQQEIYGQALQEKVAEVETRLREQLLETERRLNEARREHGKAGGEHTLGAGAHIQHQHVTSLGAP